The Sphingobacterium bambusae genome includes a window with the following:
- a CDS encoding type IA DNA topoisomerase, translating to MITILAEKPSVAREIARAVGATKNQDGYLSGNGYQVSWAIGHLIDLAMPEDYLTEGSSPTAELPIIPDPFTLRVRRTKDKKAYNDDPAASKQLKVIKKLFQTCESIIVATDAGREGELIFRYIYQYLESKTPFQRLWISSLTQKAIMDGLTNLQPGKNYDRLYHSAKARSEADWLIGINASRALSIAAAERAHSLGRVQTPTLALICKRHKEHEHFISSSCWQIELSHNKEGVAFKSLSIGQWKSRQEAQSTLTSLERKDSFLLVSKLDKKRMEEQPPLLFDLTGLQKQANKQLNLTAQETLDIAQKLYEKRFISYPRTSCEYIPEDLWPAIPGLILLLGQRESCSRASGTLRLERPNKRIVNSQKITDHHGLLITEVLPTALSAKENAVYDMIALRMLEALATLCVKEHSQVELQAANHAFIAKGSRMIQQGWRAVRGIFSEDDQPNESLPEFSEGDTLKIGESNLKEKRTKAPALYTEASLLTAMETAGKTLQTQNERKVLQQLGLGTASTRAAIMETLINRGYIERRKKAILPTNKGREIYEQIKDLLIASPEMTAKWELALQEIETGKMDAGEFAAQITDYTRQVTSELKAINLPDNQITDLSCPKCKIEKLHLNDRQIRCSSAACGWKQYRMICGVQLSPEDLKQLVTKNKTGLIKGLKGRSGKSFDAQLVLNDQAVSSFEFPRR from the coding sequence ATGATTACCATACTAGCAGAAAAGCCGAGTGTTGCGCGCGAAATTGCGCGCGCGGTCGGCGCAACAAAAAACCAAGATGGCTACTTATCGGGAAACGGCTATCAGGTGAGCTGGGCGATCGGCCATCTTATAGATCTGGCCATGCCCGAGGACTACCTCACTGAAGGCTCGTCTCCCACAGCCGAGCTGCCCATTATTCCTGATCCCTTTACCCTACGTGTTCGCCGAACAAAAGATAAGAAAGCCTACAATGATGATCCAGCCGCGAGCAAGCAGTTAAAGGTGATCAAAAAGCTTTTTCAAACTTGTGAAAGCATCATCGTCGCAACCGACGCAGGAAGAGAGGGCGAGCTAATCTTTCGCTATATCTACCAGTACCTTGAATCCAAGACGCCCTTCCAGCGCCTATGGATCAGTTCGCTCACCCAAAAAGCCATTATGGATGGCCTTACTAATCTGCAGCCGGGAAAAAACTACGATCGCTTATATCATTCGGCCAAAGCGCGAAGTGAAGCTGACTGGCTCATTGGTATCAATGCCAGCCGAGCGCTGAGCATCGCTGCCGCAGAGCGGGCGCACTCATTAGGACGTGTGCAAACGCCTACCCTTGCTTTAATATGCAAGCGTCACAAGGAACATGAACATTTCATTTCCAGCAGTTGCTGGCAGATCGAGCTTAGCCATAATAAAGAGGGTGTAGCTTTTAAAAGCCTTTCGATAGGCCAGTGGAAAAGTAGGCAGGAAGCCCAATCCACTTTAACGTCCCTAGAGCGAAAAGACAGCTTCCTGCTAGTCAGCAAGCTCGATAAAAAACGTATGGAGGAACAGCCGCCTCTTCTGTTTGATTTGACCGGACTTCAAAAACAGGCTAATAAGCAATTAAACCTTACTGCACAAGAGACTTTGGATATTGCCCAAAAACTTTATGAAAAGCGTTTTATCTCCTATCCGCGTACCTCCTGCGAATATATTCCCGAAGACCTCTGGCCGGCAATCCCCGGACTGATCTTGCTACTTGGCCAGCGGGAAAGCTGCAGCAGAGCTTCCGGCACGCTGCGTCTAGAAAGACCAAACAAACGCATCGTGAATAGCCAGAAGATAACCGACCATCACGGTTTGCTGATTACCGAAGTCCTGCCAACAGCCCTGAGCGCAAAAGAAAACGCAGTATACGATATGATTGCCCTGCGCATGCTGGAAGCACTGGCAACCCTGTGCGTAAAAGAACACAGCCAAGTGGAGCTGCAAGCTGCAAACCATGCTTTTATTGCAAAAGGCAGTCGCATGATTCAGCAGGGATGGCGCGCTGTGCGTGGCATCTTCAGTGAGGATGATCAGCCTAATGAAAGCCTCCCCGAGTTCAGCGAAGGGGATACCCTAAAAATTGGCGAAAGCAATCTTAAAGAAAAAAGAACTAAAGCCCCGGCTTTATACACCGAGGCCAGCCTGCTTACCGCGATGGAAACAGCCGGAAAAACCTTACAAACGCAAAACGAGCGAAAGGTACTCCAGCAGCTCGGTCTAGGCACTGCGTCCACCCGAGCAGCTATCATGGAGACTCTAATTAATCGCGGATACATTGAGCGGCGCAAAAAAGCCATCCTGCCCACCAATAAAGGACGCGAGATTTATGAGCAGATCAAAGATCTGCTGATCGCTTCTCCCGAGATGACCGCCAAGTGGGAACTCGCCTTGCAAGAGATCGAAACCGGCAAAATGGATGCTGGAGAGTTCGCTGCGCAGATTACGGACTATACCCGGCAGGTTACTAGCGAGCTTAAGGCGATTAATCTTCCAGACAATCAAATAACCGATCTAAGCTGCCCAAAATGCAAGATTGAAAAGCTGCACCTCAATGATCGGCAAATTCGATGCAGCAGTGCCGCTTGTGGCTGGAAACAATACCGCATGATCTGCGGGGTGCAGCTTAGCCCGGAGGATCTCAAGCAGCTTGTTACCAAGAACAAAACCGGACTTATCAAGGGCCTCAAAGGTCGATCAGGAAAATCCTTTGATGCGCAGCTCGTACTAAATGATCAGGCCGTAAGCAGCTTCGAATTCCCAAGAAGATAA
- a CDS encoding DUF1896 domain-containing protein, with protein MSSKTSKNMSYFKQRLQELLFSSFPELAHDQKFIEQRSKWAANAYEGAFLAGNPVIECEQIASEILFEGLYFSRFDTVFQIVCNEFDRLMADEELRPFALRMLAVCRPTFNKYELSDDLSYSPNFDELYSELTGEIALWIAEHGLQ; from the coding sequence ATGTCTAGTAAAACTTCAAAGAATATGTCTTACTTTAAGCAACGTCTACAAGAGCTACTCTTCAGCAGCTTCCCCGAATTAGCCCATGACCAAAAGTTTATTGAGCAGCGCTCTAAGTGGGCAGCCAATGCCTATGAAGGGGCATTTCTCGCCGGGAATCCCGTTATCGAGTGCGAGCAGATTGCCAGCGAGATCCTGTTTGAAGGGCTCTATTTCTCACGCTTTGATACCGTCTTTCAGATTGTCTGCAACGAGTTTGACCGTTTGATGGCTGACGAGGAACTTCGCCCCTTTGCGCTGCGTATGCTGGCGGTATGCAGACCCACCTTTAACAAATACGAGCTTAGCGACGACCTCAGTTACAGCCCGAACTTCGATGAACTCTATAGTGAGCTAACCGGCGAGATCGCCCTATGGATTGCTGAGCATGGCCTTCAATAA
- a CDS encoding class I SAM-dependent methyltransferase yields the protein MAFNKRRALQDNIIALQTAFTLESEGRPASHHEMEQLRRYHGFGGLKFILNAASKPEDIAAWPKADRSYFTLTNELYSLLKKHSKDDQDYKIKLDSMRSSVLSSFYTPPPLTKAIATAFLQHGIQLGNILEPSAGVGVFLDAFAGQPNIQTTAYEKDMLTGMILGQLHPSSRIHIKGFEEIPQRDHLSYDLVVGNIPFGEASVFDLSYSRGKDITKKQAAQNISNYFFIKGADMLREGGILAFISSQSLMNGKHNQPIRQALLGENNLIAAFRLPNNLFTDHAGTQVGSDLTILQRNSNKQSLNTKEQAFITNTIGDHGEPTNAYFDDHANIIHTQQKLGKDPYGRTAMLYLRDGGVEAIAKDLLKGLSKALSDNFKQDLYLATASTEIKTLGNDIQKPTNEIIKIEKLNKDIETNIHDSQPEKPKQLSIFDQHDSELPPNSKNPKSIAKAKLNRTQTSKKPSPALIQGNLFATAQDQRLSTDISSTANAPQNTKNKQDNQVESKI from the coding sequence ATGGCCTTCAATAAGCGAAGGGCACTGCAGGACAACATTATCGCCCTACAGACCGCCTTCACCCTAGAGTCCGAAGGTAGACCGGCCAGCCATCATGAAATGGAGCAGCTGCGCCGCTACCACGGATTCGGAGGATTGAAGTTTATCCTCAATGCGGCTAGCAAACCCGAAGATATCGCAGCTTGGCCTAAAGCAGATCGGAGCTATTTTACTTTAACTAACGAGCTTTATAGCCTTCTAAAAAAGCACAGTAAAGATGATCAAGATTACAAAATAAAGCTGGATAGCATGCGCAGCTCCGTGCTATCCAGTTTCTATACGCCACCTCCCCTAACAAAGGCTATCGCGACAGCGTTCTTGCAGCACGGCATCCAACTGGGCAACATATTAGAGCCCTCGGCTGGAGTAGGTGTCTTTCTTGATGCTTTTGCGGGGCAGCCAAACATTCAGACAACAGCATATGAAAAGGATATGCTGACTGGGATGATCTTGGGGCAGTTACACCCTAGCTCCCGGATTCATATTAAGGGGTTTGAAGAGATCCCGCAACGGGATCATCTTAGCTACGATCTGGTGGTTGGTAATATTCCTTTTGGTGAAGCATCGGTTTTTGACCTATCCTATTCCCGAGGCAAGGATATAACAAAAAAGCAAGCAGCACAAAACATCAGCAATTACTTCTTTATCAAAGGAGCAGATATGCTTCGCGAAGGCGGCATTTTAGCCTTTATCAGCTCGCAGAGCCTGATGAATGGCAAGCATAATCAGCCTATCCGGCAAGCTTTGCTCGGCGAAAATAATCTTATCGCAGCCTTTCGACTGCCAAATAACCTGTTTACCGATCATGCGGGCACGCAGGTTGGCAGTGATCTAACCATCTTACAACGTAATTCAAATAAACAATCACTAAATACTAAAGAACAAGCATTTATAACCAATACAATTGGAGATCATGGCGAACCAACAAACGCATACTTCGATGATCACGCAAACATTATCCATACCCAGCAAAAGCTTGGCAAAGATCCCTATGGGCGCACAGCGATGCTCTATTTACGCGATGGGGGCGTCGAAGCGATAGCGAAAGATTTACTTAAAGGTCTCTCCAAAGCACTAAGTGACAACTTTAAACAAGATCTGTATCTAGCAACAGCATCAACCGAAATAAAAACATTAGGCAATGACATACAAAAACCTACAAATGAAATTATTAAAATAGAAAAATTAAATAAAGATATTGAAACTAATATCCATGATAGCCAGCCAGAAAAGCCGAAGCAGCTGAGTATTTTCGATCAACATGATAGTGAGCTCCCTCCAAATAGCAAAAACCCCAAGTCTATTGCCAAAGCGAAATTAAACCGTACCCAAACAAGCAAAAAACCTAGTCCGGCACTGATCCAAGGAAACTTGTTTGCTACAGCACAAGATCAGCGTCTATCAACCGACATTAGCAGTACAGCAAATGCACCTCAAAATACTAAAAACAAACAAGATAACCAAGTAGAAAGTAAGATCTAA
- a CDS encoding helix-turn-helix domain-containing protein, with amino-acid sequence MLASFTEKIDLKWLQYLLLSVLLLLAVRILSISVTQISSFSPILYFVGIIFLAYASLAQQSIYVTEAMPLHEQEEIVLTKAFHERLTPEQVYELKAWVIRKTQEEKLYLDPGLTLSVLSRHIGISSHELSYVLNQGIGKSFYQFINELRTEEAKSLLLSEENNHLDMLGIAIRAGFNSKTTFYTTFKKLTNQTPKQYLHQHKTPPQP; translated from the coding sequence ATGTTGGCTTCATTCACAGAAAAAATAGACCTAAAATGGTTACAGTATCTACTCCTATCCGTATTACTGCTACTCGCCGTCCGCATATTGAGTATATCTGTCACCCAAATCAGCTCCTTCTCCCCCATCCTATATTTTGTCGGTATTATCTTCTTGGCCTATGCCAGCCTAGCACAACAATCGATTTATGTTACCGAAGCCATGCCGTTGCATGAGCAAGAAGAAATAGTGTTGACAAAAGCATTTCATGAACGACTTACTCCGGAACAAGTCTATGAACTTAAAGCATGGGTCATTCGCAAAACCCAAGAAGAGAAGCTTTACCTCGATCCTGGTCTGACCCTTTCTGTGCTTTCCCGGCATATCGGCATCAGCAGCCATGAACTATCCTACGTACTGAACCAAGGTATTGGAAAAAGCTTTTATCAATTTATCAACGAATTGCGAACCGAAGAAGCTAAATCACTTTTGCTATCCGAGGAAAACAATCATTTAGATATGTTAGGCATCGCTATTCGAGCAGGTTTCAACTCCAAAACGACTTTTTACACGACGTTCAAAAAGCTAACCAACCAGACACCTAAGCAGTATCTACATCAACATAAAACACCTCCGCAACCCTGA